The nucleotide sequence ctcgttggtcaacagatagtcatggtttcctgactatggacattggatgtcattgataatgagatcacatcattaggagaatgatgcgatggacaagacccaattctaaacatagcacaagatcgtatagttcgtttgctagagttttccaatgtcaagtatcttttccttagaccatgagatcgtgtaactcccggataccgtaggagtgctttgggtgtaccaaacttcacaacgtaactgggtgactataaaggtatactacgggtatctccgaaagtgactgttgggttgacacagatcaagactgggatttgtcactccatatgacggagaggtatcactgggcccactcggtaatgcatcatcataatgagctcaaagtgaccaagtgtctggtcacgggatcatgcattacggtacgagtaaagtgacttgccggtaacgagattgaacgaggtattgggataccgacgatcggatctcggacaagtaacataccgattgacgaagggaattgtatgcggggttgcttgaatcctcgacatcgtggttcatctgatgagatcatcgaggagcatgtgggagccaacatgggtatccagaccccgctgttggttattgaccggagaatgatctcggtcatgtctacatgtctcccgaacccgtagggtctacacacttaaggttcggtgacgctagggttgtagggatatgtatatgcagtaacccgaatgttgttcggagtcccggatgagatcccggacgtcacgaggagttccggaatggtccggaggtaaagaattatatataggaagtgctatttcgggcatcgggacaagtttcggggtcaccggtattgtaccgggaccaccggaagggtcccgggggtccaccgggtggggccacctgtcccggggggccacatgggctgtagggggtgcgccttggcctacatgggccaagggcaccagccccaagaggcccatgcgcctagggtttcaaggagggaagagtcctaggagggaaaggcacctcctaggtgccttggggaggagggattcctccccttggccgcacccccctaggagattagatctcctagggctggcgcccccccttggccctcctatatatagtgggggagatggaggacttcttaccttgacctttggtgcctccctctccctttccaacacctcctcctcctccatagtgcttggcaaagccctgccggagtactatagctccatcaccaccacgccgtcgtgctgctgctggagccatctccctcaacctctccttcccctttgctggatcaagaaggaggagacgtggctgttccgtacgtgtgttgaacgcggaggtgccgtccgttcggtgctaggatcttcggtgattcgaatcacgtcgagtacgactccctcattcccgttcttgaacgcttccgctcgcgatctacaaggtacgtagatgcatctaatcactcgttgctagatgaactcctagatggatcttggtgaaaccgtaggaaattttttgttttctgcaacgttccccaacagcgtcaCACATGAGAAAGATAAATGATAATACTTATGTGATAGATCTACCAAGCGACATGGGCATATCCAACATTTTCAATATTGCGGACTTGACTCTCTACCATCCAGAAGAAGCGCTCTATGAAGATAACTCAAGAGCGAGTTCCAAACAACCAAGGGAGAAtgatgaggaacactagatgagGAAAAAAATCGTATGTCAGAtttgtttggctacttctagatgcttccactctagtatagtattttttttcttttattttctatcCTACCTATTattttctagagtcttctagttgtgaTACACTTACACGTGCATTAAGGCATGAATATGATGACATATGAATAAAGATGCTCCATGAGAAAAAGTAGCTTAAGCCATCTAcgttgattttttttcttctcagCGCAAGCCACCACTAATGGGCCTCGTCGAACAATACACATGCATGCCATGCATCTGTACTTTTCACTTCAGTTTTTCAGCTTTTTCACCGGACCATACTTTCTCTCCCCAAGCACCCACCTCATGTTGCTACACCATCCAAACATACTTTTCCTGACATATGATTCTACGTGGCATGCAGGGCATCACCTTGGGGCTATGTATTAACCATGCCTTTAGAAGCCTTTTAATGGCTCGTGGTCCCAAAAGGGTTTAGGATTTAAGCATGCGCACGCGTACCCCTTCGATTGCGCTCTAGCGACTTAAGGCGATTCGGATTGCTCGTCTCCTGCCAGCACCGCCGCAGGTCTACCCCGTCTCTTGTGGCCTTAGGCCATGAAGGCGTGGTAGATCTTGGCCCTTGCCGTGCGGGAGGGATCCAGTTCCGTTTTTAGGTGTCTTTTTGTGTCCACTTAAGGTTTGTGTTCTGTTCAAGAAGGTGAGATGGtagcggctccctgaagatggaataatgtTCTCCCTACCTAGGCCTCGTTTCGATGATGTGTCTAGCCTCATCGGAGAGCGCGTGGAGGTGTATCTCTAGCGGATCTCGTGGGATTCGGTCGGCGcttgtctttggtggatccggtCTTCTTTCGTGTGCGTCCGTGTGTCTGCAGATTAGATCTTTCCGATCATGCTTCTCTTCATCGTTGGCGGTTGCTGTTTTGGTGCGCTAATTCTATGAAGTCTTAGCACAACGGCTTCCCGATTGTCGACTACAACAATGTTTGTACGGCTCTGATGAGAGAGGTGCGATGATGGCGGCGCGTCTTTGCCTCGCCCTAGGTAGTCTAGACacctgaatgtaatttttatttttgatGTTCTATAAGATATTATTACATCTATCTTATACAGTATATATGTTTAAAAAGAAGGTAAAATCAAACCTTTACTTTCCATCCGCGAAAATCCATTTCATCCACCCCGATTTTCTCTCTTGACTTACTCAGCCCGTCCCTTCTTCGATCTTCCTCGCCTGACCTAATGCTTTGACCTAACGAAGTTTCAACCGGGCCAATTGCGGAGTAAACCCACCCTAAAATCTTCCGCCGGTGCCCCTGAGCTGCCGCCGCCGTAGCTTGGCGTCAGCGCGGAGGCCCGCTCCCGCTCGCCCACCCAACCCCTCCGCCTCTCACgcgcgtcgccgccgtcgccgtttCCGTTCTAGCCCGTCGCGTCCCTGCTGTCTCCACCCCCGTCCGCAGTCCTCGACATCCATTTTTGAGGTATGACCGCCGCATAGTCACCCACCCAGTGATCAATTGAACCGACCTCTACAAGTTCCAGGATGAGATTAGTACATCTAGATCCGACCCTGTCAACAGAGGATTAGATTTTGAGAGATATATAGTGCCCCCTAAGGGCAAATCAAGCAATAAGTAGTTAACATTTTGCTGTGCGTTCGTGCTACATCACTGGCTTTCCGATGAGAAGCTTTTAGGAATTACACACAAGCTAGCCGCATTCCTTTGTTATTGAGGTTGTTTAATTATGTGATTATGTCATTTCACCCCTTTCCCCTTTATGTATGTAGACCTACCATGAGCACGAAATTGCTCAACAGCTTGAGCCTGACGAGGCTCTTAGGACTGCGAAGAAACCCAATTGGTGGGTACAGCGTATTTATTTTGTCTTATTTGATCATGGAAGGTGCTCATCACATATATGACTCCTTGCTTGTGTATTTTTTTCTTGCTAGACTTATACACAGCATCGCGAGCATGGATCTCTAGCACATCATTTTCTGGTGTTCATGAGAAGAATGGCATGGGCGTCGAGGCAGATGGTGATCTTGCAGATTCTTGGAAAGATGCTGACTTCCGTGGTGTTTATCGGGTACTTGCTTGATATATCCTATTAGAATAACTACCCGTATTTTGGTTCTCATGTTGACACTCGGTTGACTTGTTTGTTTTGTTAGGCCATTATTTGTGGCAGCGTTGGACAAGTGCCTGTGCAGAAAAAATTGAGGAACGGGCATACTGTGACTGTATTTACTGTCGGGACTGGGGGCATGTTTGACCAGAGGAGAGTAGGTGCTGAAAACTTGCCAATGCCAGCTCAGTGGCATCGCATAGCTGTTCATAATGCGCAGCTTGGTGCATATGCTGTTCAAAAGTTGGTTAAGAAGTATGTCCTTTCTACTCTATAGCACGTgattctgtttttttccttgtgaTGTGAAGTGAAAACTAAAGTTCAGATTCTTAATTCACCAAGGATATACCGTGCTTATTATTATGTCTTATTCAGTGCTGCAGTGTATGTTGAGGGTGAGATTGAGACTAGAGTCTACAATGATGACATCAATAATCTAGTGAAAATCGTACCTGAGATCTGTGTGCGGTATGATGGTAAGTTAATCTGAGGTTCAAGTATTTTCTCTTTCCTTTGGCAATCTGTTTTGTTGTAAACATTCGTTAGCCAAATAAACTAATGCAAATGTCTTAGCTGAGCACAAGCTACCTGAGTTATTTCTTGAAGAATTCCCTGCTGATTTTTGTTCTCTTGCGGTACCCCACCCATCCCTACCAAATGCAGCTTTTGGTCAGAAAACAGACCTACCTAAAGGGAGTGGGACTAGCTCTCCTGTTGCTTTTCAATAAAAGGAGAGACAACTCTGCCTGTGGAAACAAGGACTAGATGTAGTTCTTCATGCAGCTTAATTTGGACTCCCCTCGCTCTCAGTATATTGTGCTATCATCTCTGAATTCATGTCATTTTCATTATTTACAGAATTTTTGGTTTTGTTCATTTCCATTTGTATGATTTTGATGTATGGGAAATTTAATCTTCTCAGGCAAGATACACTTGGTTCAATCTGGGGGCAGTGATGTCAGCAAATCATTGGAAGAGTTAAGTAAGTGCAGTCTGTATCTCATTTTTTTTTCTTATATAAGGGAAGGCATCatggcatatactccctccgttcggaattacttgtcgcagaaatggatgtatgtagacgtattttagttctagacacatccatttccgagacaagtaattccgaacggagggagtag is from Triticum aestivum cultivar Chinese Spring chromosome 3A, IWGSC CS RefSeq v2.1, whole genome shotgun sequence and encodes:
- the LOC123062206 gene encoding single-stranded DNA-binding protein, mitochondrial, with the translated sequence MSTKLLNSLSLTRLLGLRRNPIDLYTASRAWISSTSFSGVHEKNGMGVEADGDLADSWKDADFRGVYRAIICGSVGQVPVQKKLRNGHTVTVFTVGTGGMFDQRRVGAENLPMPAQWHRIAVHNAQLGAYAVQKLVKNAAVYVEGEIETRVYNDDINNLVKIVPEICVRYDGKIHLVQSGGSDVSKSLEELREGLF